The sequence below is a genomic window from Bombus affinis isolate iyBomAffi1 chromosome 13, iyBomAffi1.2, whole genome shotgun sequence.
GTGAAAGGAATCCTAGGTTTATTCACGTTGTGTCCAATGGAAGTGGCGCATCTACGAAAAGAATTAGTAATTGCATCGAGACACATATTGGCCACGGATCTTCGGAACAAATTTATACCACATATGGAGTGTTTTTTCGACGAAGATATATTTATTGGGCGAGGCTGGACCACCCACGAATCTCTCAGACCTCTTGCATACTCGACCCTTGCGGACTTGGTTCATCATGTCAGGTTATTGTTACCATTAAGTGACGTGTCCAGAGCTGTACATCTTTATAGCAAGAATTTATTGGACCAAAGTCTTCCCACGGCCGTCCAGATGGTATCTTGCAAGCTGCTGATGAACCTAGTAGACACAGTAAGGCAAAGATCCGATGCTGAGAACAGTACTCAAGGAAGAGAACTTCTTATGAGGATTCTCTTAGTGTTCGTATTAAAATTCAAGACAATAGCGAAGATCTATATACCAATTTTGCGTAACAAGGCCAAGCAAATGACACCTCCTGGTCTAGACATCAAGACAGAGGACGTTAAACCAGCTGTTCCTGATTTGAACGAGGAGAAGGAGACTGGAAAGTCGAAATTCGGGTTTCCTTCTTCTCAAGCTATGAGCTACAACGTCGCCGATTATAGAAACTTAGTGAAAAGTTTGGTGCATGGAGCAAAAGCTATCACAGCGAACTGTATCAACAGCAAGACGGGTGAAGTGACCCAGTCTAATCAGTTTCAGACGAAAGAGACATTGGTGTATATTAAATTGGTAAAATGGGCTCTGCCAGCACTGGATATTTACACGATAGGTCCTCCAACCATCGGAGCTGTCGCGCAACAAGGCAGGCCAGCCCAATCTCAAACAATTCGAAcgagagaagagaaggaagtGTTAGAGCTTTTTGGAAACGTTTTTACTCAGATGAATCCACAAACATTCCAGGAAATATTCTCGACTTCGATCGACTACATGGTCGAGAGGATCTTCAAGAATTGCGCATTACAGATTATCGGAAGTGCCTTTCTGTCTAGTCCCACGATATCGTCTACATTCGCAACGATATTAGTCGAGTATTTATTAGAAAGAATGGGTGACATGGGATCCAACGTGGAAAGAAGCAATTTATACTTAAGACTTTTTAAATTAGTTTTTGGTAGCGTGTCGCTTTTCCCTGCTGAGAATGAACATATGTTGAGGCCACATCTGAATCAAATCGTCAATCGAGCCATAGAATTAGCCATGTCAGCGAAAGAACCTTACAACTATTTCCTTTTGTTGAGAGCTCTTTTCAGATCTATTGGCGGTGGTTCTCATGATCTCCTATATCAAGAATTCTTACCTTTGCTTCCTAATATGTTGGAAGGTTTGAACAGACTGCAGTCTGGCTTACATAGACAACATATGAAGGACTTGTTCGTTGAACTGTGTCTGACAGTCCCTGTGAGACTCAGTTCGCTTCTACCTTATTTACCGATGTTGATGGATCCTCTAGTTTCCGCGTTGAACGGAAGTTACTGTCTAGTCAGTCAAGGACTAAGAACTCTCGAATTATGCGTGGACAATCTTCAGCCTGATTTCTTGTACGAACACATACAACCTGTACGAGCTGACTTGATGCAAGCACTCTGGAGAACACTTCATAATCCTACTGACCAAGCTCACGTGGCTTTTCGAGTACTTGGCAAATTTGGTGGTGGAAACAGGAAGATGATGATAGAACCACAGAAACTCGAATACAACGATCGTGAGACTAATTCGCCAGCTATCGTCGTCTATTTCCAAGAACCCACAAAACCGATCGATTTCCCAGTGGAAAAAGTAATCGAGACCGCGTTCAACGCCTTGAAGTCTAACAACACGGATTCGTTTTATCGTAGACAGTGTTGGGAGGTGATCAGCTGCTACCTGGCTGCGTCACTGCGACTCGATGACACCAATGCTATTCTACATAAGCTGTTTATGCATCCCAGCTTCAAGGAAGGAAAAATTTCACATCAACGAGGACCGCACTATCAATGCCCAGACACTGTCGCGAGGAACGTTCAGCAGACAGCTCTGACAGGATTGTTTGTCGCTGCAGAAATTAAAGAATTAAGACATTCTGTATTAGGTACCGTGGTATCCATCGTCAGACACTACACTATGGTAGCCATAGCGCAGCAAGCTGGTCCATTTTGTTTAACTGGAAGACAAGTTCGTATGCAAGGTCAAGATCCTCTCGTTTTGATCGATGCTCTGGCTGTCATCATGGGCCACGAAGAGAAGGAATTATACAAATCAGGACATCTAGCTCTAGTTTTAATTCTCGAAACTGCGACCAACATTCTTGGCTCCAAAGAAAGAGCCTGCCAATTACCTTTAATGGAATACCTGGCGGAAAAGATGTGTTCTTTGTGTTATGAGCGAGCCTGGTACGCAAAATTAGGAGGTTGCATCGCTATAAAGTTTCTTTTCGAAAGAATGGCGACCAAGTGGGTGCTGAATCATCTATTTGTATTCCTGAAGGCTCTCATGTTCGTGATGATGGATCTAACGGAAGAAGTCTCGAACGGTGCGATAGACATGGCGAAGGCAAATTTGGAGAAGATGCTGAGAGTCTGCGTAAACCCTGGCATACAAGATGGTAACACAGAATTAATCGAGGCTCAAAATAAGAGTCTATACGAGGTTACCCATGAGCTAGTGAGACAGGTGACTTCACCACACACTTTAGTTCGAGAACAGGCCATGTCTTCTCTGCGATTGCTCGCTGAAATACAGAATAAAACAGTCACTGAAGTAATGGAACCACACAAAGAAGTTCTGGCAGACATGATCCCACCTAAGAAACATTTACTCAGACATCAACCAGCCAACGCACAGATTGGTTTAATAGATGGAAACACGTTTTGTACCACGCTGAATCCGCGTTTATTTACGATCGATTTAACGGAGCACGACGTGTTCTTCCAAGAACTTCTAGCGCTCAGCGAGGCAGAAGACGCTAATCTGAATAAACTACCTTGTTATAAGTCTGTCTCGAACCTTATACCACTTAGAAAATCAGCTCTGAGGGCACTAGCCGCCTGTCATTATATCGTAACCTGTCGCGAAAGAATTTTCGGCGTTTTGTACAAAGCTTTGGAAAAACCGAACGCAGAACTGCAAGAGGCGGCCTTCGAGTGCATGCAAAAGTTCATAGCCGGTTTCCAGATCGACATGCAATCCGTCCACGCCATTATGCGACCTATGCTGTTAACCTTAGGCGATCATAGAAACCTCAGTCTAAACTGCGTTAAAAGACTTTCGTATTTAACGCAATTGTTTCCAAGTACGTTCAGCACTGCTCTTTGTGAACAACTGTTACAGCACTTGAAGAAGCTTTTGGAAAATCTAATTCAGGCACACAAAGGTATATCCAAGTCTGGCGAAAACGAACAAAAAATAGCCACCATTATAGGAATCTTTCATGAAATTCCTGCAGCCACTCCGATATTTATCGACATTCTCTGCAGACTCGTCTTGCAGACGGAAAAATCCTTAATGGTCGAAGTGTCCAGCCCATTTCGTATTCCTCTGATGAAATTTTTGCTACGATATCCAACAGAAACGCTCAATTTATTTTTACACGACAACAATATCAAAGATCAACAGTGGAGTAGGTACTTGGAATTCCTTATCAAACAAAAAGATGGAAAACCATTCCGTGATGTGTTACACGGTAGCACGACCAGGTTAATTACCATGCTGCTTGCACATTCTCAAACCAATTCGAACTTGAGTCACAGTGAGAAGAGCGAGCTTCAGCACCAAGCTATAAAAATCATCGCTATCCTAATAAAATTCGACGAACAGTGGTTATCGACACAAAGTCAATTGGTAGGTGCATTGAAACAAATTTGGTGCAACGACGAATATCAAGCTTTGCACAAAAAAGTCGAGAGCGTGGAATATTGCCATTGGAAAGAACCGAAACTTATtgtaaaaattttattacacTATTTTCGTCACCATCCTAACGACATCGATTTGCTATTTCAATTATTGCGAGCGACTTGCGACAGATTTATTCCTGATTTCCAATTCTTACGGGACTTCTTAGAACATACAGTGGCACAAGAATATACAGTTGAGTGGAAACGAAGCGCTTTCTTCAGGTTCGTTGATCATTTCCCTACGAACAATTTGTCCCAAGAACTAAAGGCTAATGTATTACAATTGATCGTAATTCCTTGTTTCGCTGTGAGTTTCGAACGAGGCGAAGGCACGAAACTAATCGGAGGTGCACCGATGCCGTATCAAGACAATCCAGAAAACGTAGTTTCCGTGTTCATCAGCAAGATCATCGACCCGGACAATCCATTCGGTTCAGCGGACTGCGTTCGAATCTCGTTACTCCAGTTTTCCTGTCTTCTGGTCGAACAAGCTTCTCAGCATATTCACGATGTCAGTAATAAGAGACAAGGTAATAAGTTGCGAAGGTTGATGACTTTCGCGTGGCCGTGTCTTTTGGGCAAGAACTGTGTCGATCCTACAACGAGGTATCATGGTCACCTACTTTTAAGCCATATAATAGCAAAGTTCGCCATTCATAAGAGGATAGTTCTCCAAGTATTTCACAGTCTCTTGAAAGCTCATGCACTGGATGCAAGAAACGTAGTGAGACAAGCATTAGAGATTCTAACTCCAGCAATGCCCGTCAGAATGGAAGATGGTAACACGATGCTGACGCACTGGACCAAGAAGATCATCGTAGAAGAAGGACATTCCATGCAACAACTGTTCCATATTCTTCAATTAGTAGTCAGACACTATAAAGTGTACTATCCTGTCAGGCATCATTTGGTGCAGCACATAGTGAATTCCATTCAGAGGCTAGGCTTTAGTCCAACCGCTACTATAGAGCATAGGAGATTAGCCGTTGAATTAGCAGAAGTGATCATAAAATGGGAATTGCATAGAATCAAAGACGAAGCGGAGAGCAACGAATCTGGTGGAAACAAGACGATGGTGAGTTCTGTGAAACGACCTATAAGTGAAGATCCGACTGGAACCAAACGTATGACCGCTCAGACAGCGACAGGAAGTACAACTGTCCCTGTTATTTTACCTAGAATGGAACCAGGCTCTACCAAACCTATAGAAAGAGCTCACGCAGACGCTATCTTGAATTTTTTGCTTCGACTGGCCTGTCAAGTGAACGACGTTACCACGATTCATGGCAATCCAGGCGAACAACTCTCTCGACGCTGCGTGGCTCTGTTAAAAATGGCGCTAAAGCCTGACGTCTGGCCACAATCCTGTGATCTTATGTTAGGTTGGTTGGATAAGGTTTTAGCTAGCGTGGACAGCACTCAGCCCAATTATGGTAATATTTCAACAGCTTTAGAGGTCCTCACGTTTTTACTAGGTGTCATGAAAAGGGAACAGATCCTGTCAAGTTTTAAATCATTGCAACGAGGCATAGGCGCATGTATAGCGAGCAGCAATACCAAAGTCATTCGTTTGGTTCATGGATTATTATCACGTTTGATGACCATCTTCCCTGCAGAACCGACTTCTTCCACGGTCGCTTCCAAATACGAGGAACTAGACACTTTGTACACTACTGTTGGCAAATTTATCGTTGATGGTTTGGCTACGTACGAGAAGAACACCACGGCTACTCCAAGCACGTTGTTCGGAACTTTGATGATGCTTAAGGCAGCTTGCACGAATAATCCGAGTTATATAGATAGATTGATAACTCCGTTCATGAGAGTTCTTCACAGAATGGCCAAGGATCATCTGCATTCCGCTCAAGCGGATGCCAATCCAGTTGGCAGCGAATTGTTAATATTAAGCTTGGACCTCGTGAAGAATCGTGTAGTGGTGATGGGCGTGGAAATGAGGAAAACGTTCATAGGCTCGATTCTAGTCGGCTTGATCGAGAAAACTCAAGACATAAAAGTAATGAAAGCAATCACGAAGATGCTCGAAGAGTGGATGAAGAATAAAAACCCTATCGCCATGAACCAGGCGCCCAGTCTGCGAGAGAAATCAATTTTACTGGTCAAGATGATGCAGTATGTAGAGAAACGTTTCCCTGATGATCTAGAATTAAACAGGCAATTCTTAGAGCtggttaattatatttatagagACGAAACTCTGAAATCCTCTGAACTAACGTCGAAATTAGAGCCTGCATTTTTATCCGGTTTAAGATGCGTTCAACCTCAGATACGAGCCAAGTTTTTCGAAGTGTTCGATGGCTCGATGAGAAGACGGCTTCATGATAGACTTCTGTATATCATTTGCAGCCAAAGCTGGGACGCGATTGGTCCTCACTATTGGATCAAACAGTGCATCGAATTGCTTCTTGTCACTGCTAATTCGACCACTCAGATTCAAATGTCGAATCAGGATACCTTGTTACCGAGTATAACTTCTGTGATAAACATGGCAGACAGCGAGGA
It includes:
- the LOC126923543 gene encoding transformation/transcription domain-associated protein, yielding MAPPDPVTQMNTYKSYVTMLADPVSKDELKLKAAQELSENFEVIMCSSQYKTFLEHMIKIFLKILQEGEPHFISEYNIQQVRKLILEMIHRLPSNEYLRPYVKQILSLMSKLLETDNEENVLVCLRIIIELHKQYKPTFNPEIQYFLQFVKSVYSELPKNLPKIFEPRPPLRVKDLSEINIEALLKETFTITAIQSEKKAADGTVVTYNLIPKAVLSLKVLQELPIIVVLMNQLYKQNVHQDVSDFIPLVITTITLQPSPQHRASPGFNKEVFVDFMGAQIKTLSFLAYVIRVYQDVVSQHSSILVKGILGLFTLCPMEVAHLRKELVIASRHILATDLRNKFIPHMECFFDEDIFIGRGWTTHESLRPLAYSTLADLVHHVRLLLPLSDVSRAVHLYSKNLLDQSLPTAVQMVSCKLLMNLVDTVRQRSDAENSTQGRELLMRILLVFVLKFKTIAKIYIPILRNKAKQMTPPGLDIKTEDVKPAVPDLNEEKETGKSKFGFPSSQAMSYNVADYRNLVKSLVHGAKAITANCINSKTGEVTQSNQFQTKETLVYIKLVKWALPALDIYTIGPPTIGAVAQQGRPAQSQTIRTREEKEVLELFGNVFTQMNPQTFQEIFSTSIDYMVERIFKNCALQIIGSAFLSSPTISSTFATILVEYLLERMGDMGSNVERSNLYLRLFKLVFGSVSLFPAENEHMLRPHLNQIVNRAIELAMSAKEPYNYFLLLRALFRSIGGGSHDLLYQEFLPLLPNMLEGLNRLQSGLHRQHMKDLFVELCLTVPVRLSSLLPYLPMLMDPLVSALNGSYCLVSQGLRTLELCVDNLQPDFLYEHIQPVRADLMQALWRTLHNPTDQAHVAFRVLGKFGGGNRKMMIEPQKLEYNDRETNSPAIVVYFQEPTKPIDFPVEKVIETAFNALKSNNTDSFYRRQCWEVISCYLAASLRLDDTNAILHKLFMHPSFKEGKISHQRGPHYQCPDTVARNVQQTALTGLFVAAEIKELRHSVLGTVVSIVRHYTMVAIAQQAGPFCLTGRQVRMQGQDPLVLIDALAVIMGHEEKELYKSGHLALVLILETATNILGSKERACQLPLMEYLAEKMCSLCYERAWYAKLGGCIAIKFLFERMATKWVLNHLFVFLKALMFVMMDLTEEVSNGAIDMAKANLEKMLRVCVNPGIQDGNTELIEAQNKSLYEVTHELVRQVTSPHTLVREQAMSSLRLLAEIQNKTVTEVMEPHKEVLADMIPPKKHLLRHQPANAQIGLIDGNTFCTTLNPRLFTIDLTEHDVFFQELLALSEAEDANLNKLPCYKSVSNLIPLRKSALRALAACHYIVTCRERIFGVLYKALEKPNAELQEAAFECMQKFIAGFQIDMQSVHAIMRPMLLTLGDHRNLSLNCVKRLSYLTQLFPSTFSTALCEQLLQHLKKLLENLIQAHKGISKSGENEQKIATIIGIFHEIPAATPIFIDILCRLVLQTEKSLMVEVSSPFRIPLMKFLLRYPTETLNLFLHDNNIKDQQWSRYLEFLIKQKDGKPFRDVLHGSTTRLITMLLAHSQTNSNLSHSEKSELQHQAIKIIAILIKFDEQWLSTQSQLVGALKQIWCNDEYQALHKKVESVEYCHWKEPKLIVKILLHYFRHHPNDIDLLFQLLRATCDRFIPDFQFLRDFLEHTVAQEYTVEWKRSAFFRFVDHFPTNNLSQELKANVLQLIVIPCFAVSFERGEGTKLIGGAPMPYQDNPENVVSVFISKIIDPDNPFGSADCVRISLLQFSCLLVEQASQHIHDVSNKRQGNKLRRLMTFAWPCLLGKNCVDPTTRYHGHLLLSHIIAKFAIHKRIVLQVFHSLLKAHALDARNVVRQALEILTPAMPVRMEDGNTMLTHWTKKIIVEEGHSMQQLFHILQLVVRHYKVYYPVRHHLVQHIVNSIQRLGFSPTATIEHRRLAVELAEVIIKWELHRIKDEAESNESGGNKTMVSSVKRPISEDPTGTKRMTAQTATGSTTVPVILPRMEPGSTKPIERAHADAILNFLLRLACQVNDVTTIHGNPGEQLSRRCVALLKMALKPDVWPQSCDLMLGWLDKVLASVDSTQPNYGNISTALEVLTFLLGVMKREQILSSFKSLQRGIGACIASSNTKVIRLVHGLLSRLMTIFPAEPTSSTVASKYEELDTLYTTVGKFIVDGLATYEKNTTATPSTLFGTLMMLKAACTNNPSYIDRLITPFMRVLHRMAKDHLHSAQADANPVGSELLILSLDLVKNRVVVMGVEMRKTFIGSILVGLIEKTQDIKVMKAITKMLEEWMKNKNPIAMNQAPSLREKSILLVKMMQYVEKRFPDDLELNRQFLELVNYIYRDETLKSSELTSKLEPAFLSGLRCVQPQIRAKFFEVFDGSMRRRLHDRLLYIICSQSWDAIGPHYWIKQCIELLLVTANSTTQIQMSNQDTLLPSITSVINMADSEEHKNFIIYSSIKEEPQDISETADVKDEILDMDLSNIDSTTVPEEIITTGKATLTQLIAKQGEFIEYAKKIRTEQLLLATAQLCHMDTNLAERVWLDTFPRIWSILDEHQQSILTVEIVPFICSGTHVIQKDCHPSAIATFVEAISHCNPPVPLRPALMKYLGRSHNLWHRMTLSLEQMAFDNGNNQFKIKRETDCYDFEPDNSPHSEILDSLSDMYSLLCEEDMWSGLWQKHAHYKETLQATALEQQGFFEQAQGAYDVAMTKFKQDYVSTPAPFKIQREAMLWEQHWIRCAKELNQWDLLLDYGSKKAEKNPFLILESSWRIPNWAMMKEALAQVEHNCPKEMAWKVNLYRGFLAICNSEDQHLNAVERYVELASGLCMREWRRLPHIVSHVHLPLLQAAQQIMELQEAMQIHQGLLHGRSTSLHDMKAIVKTWRNRLPVIADDLSHWSDIFTWRQHHYTFISSHYDSQQDQTTNHSMLGVHASVQAIIHFGKIARKHNLCGVCLDSLSKIYTIPSVPIVDCFQKIRQQVKCYLQMASVSGKNELQEGLEVIESTNLRYFTKEMTAEFYALKGMLLSQIGRSDDANKAFSAAVQLHDTLVKAWALWGDYLEHIFTRDARQISIGISAITCFLHACRHQNESKSRKYLAKVLWLLTYDDDKSSLMEAVEKYAVGVPPIQWLPWIPQLLMCLVRHEGNVILNLLSQVGRMFPQAVYFSIRTLYLTLKIEQRERYKSAELAAGKSQEGVEGRGAAGNVQQQGVPETGPIRATPPMWRCSKIMHMQRDIHPTILSSLEGIVDQMVWFRETWYEEVLRQLRQGLAKCYAIAFENRGAVSEATITPHTLNFVKKLVSTFGIGIENISSSQNVNNTFGSAASESLARRAQATVQDPVFQKMKGQFKSDFDFTVPGARLLHNLISKLKKWIKILEGKTKQLPKSFLIEEKCRFLSNFSLKTAEVELPGEFLLPKHSHYYVRIARFMPRVEVVQRHNTAARRLRIRGHNGRLYPYLVVNDAGLGDARREERVLQLLRMLNHYLAKQKETSRRFLHFTVPRVVAVSPQMRLVEDNPASVSLLDIYKQGCAKLGIEHDAPIARYYDRLATVQARGAQASHQVLRDILKEVQTTMVAKTMLRDWAVKTFPGATDYWTFRKIFTLQLSLTCFAEYVLHLTRLNPDMMYVHQDSGLINIAYFKFDVDDTSGELDANRPVPFRLTPNILEFLTSTGVSGPLTASAIATARCLVQPSFKVHTILRAILRDEVIADHNKKQEDAENSSQAPTDMKGELLITMVTRAVNAIVGRLNSLANFDGTDSKVSTLVAAANSHDNLCRMDPSWHPWL